A window of Fusarium fujikuroi IMI 58289 draft genome, chromosome FFUJ_chr10 genomic DNA:
AGTAAACTTGGCATGCTCAGCTCGAAGCGACTGCAACGTTGTTATGCAAGGTCAATCATTAGCCAGATTCCTACAGGGCTGGAATGCAACCCAGAGTCTCAATAGTCGTGAGCAGCGCAGTTCATAGTGCCATACCGCggagagagcgagagcgatgGCGTGCGTTAGCCGGAAATAAATCATGGCATTACAACAGAAAACGGTCAAGATCACAAAAAAGATAAGACAGAGGCTGTTGGCCAATGCCTGTCCGGGGTACGCACTAACTCCAGAAGCAGTAGGTGGTAAAGCCCAGGGATCAGCCACTGGCCCCAGCGTGCTAAATATTGATGCACTACAAGCAGACGTGGCGCCACGATGGATGATAGGGCGTGGTGCAGTGATGGTGATAGGTGAGATGCTGTTTCAGCGTGTCGGATTAAATTTCACAGAGTTTCTGCTAGAACAACCGAAAAATCGGGACCGAGCTTACGGGCCGGGTTGGTAGAGATGTCCCTGTACATCACTGGCCTAGCAGTGTCGAAGCTGAGGCCATCTTGTTCTCCAAGGGCGGGTTGAGTGATTTTCCTCTCCagagcttcctcttccagaatAATCCTCGTATGAGCAATCAACGGCGTCGTTATCCCACCTGCTGAAATGGTCAGTGAGACGCTGATTATGAAGCTGTTGATCAATGCGACAGCTATCGACGCCATTTTTCTGGTTCTGGAAGGTCTGCAATGAATTCATCAACCAGTCATGTTCTAAAGGGCCGAGTATCCGACAAATAATCATCAACTCCCATTCGTTTGCCAGTCTGCTCAGTTAGCCCAGCTCAATCAACGTCACGTCATTGATTATCGTCAAGGGGAATGTTCCCTAAACAGACAAAATCACTCAGGTACCCAGAGATGATCAGCCCTGCCAACATCTCCCCCGGACGATTTCCGCCGGTCCACTGTACTGTAGCTAACGCTAGACTTGGTCCAGTCAGTCAATGACACTCCGGTTAGCATACCCGCCGAGAAAGCTGATGGTGTAGCCAACGAGTCAGTTGTTCTGGAAGCCAAGTCCAGTCCCCTTTTACCCCAGAGCCTCAGCCAACGCCTTTCTCTCCCCGGATTAGACCCATCCAGATAAACGTCAAGGATCCTCACCAGCCAAGGCACCATGTGGAAAGGGACATCCTTCAAATGCAGATCACTCCCACGGACATCCGTGCCTGGCGTGTGTGTGTACTCCTCCTGCACCTTGCGTTGCTTTTCTTAACTTAACTAAAACAAAAGTTCGTCCAGAGTCCTTTTTTAGTTTTGACAAGCCTGCGGGAGCGCAGGATCACAGCCCGTCATGAGCCTCAAGTCGGATATCATCAGTGCCATGGTCATCACGTGGGTGTCGGCCTTGCTGGCGCTGATTGCGCGTGTCTTTGCGAGGCGCATGACAAAGGTTCCCTGGTGGTATGATGACTACTTGTGTGTCGGTGCCTTTGTAAGTTCTGCTTGTGAAGCCTTTGAAGGGTCGTTGCTTACGTGTTTGTAGGTTGTTGGTATTGGATACAATGTTGTGATGATATACTGTAAGACTACCCTCTGCTCTGATGATGTGGATAGAGGCTGACTGATGTAGGGGCCTTGACATGGTACCTTGGCACAACTATTCCCGACTCCGTCAGTGATGAACGATACGAAGAGATCAACCTCCACGCACGACTGATGCAGTTCCTCATCTCCCTCACCTACTCATACTCGATCGGTCTCTCAAAGCTGTCTATTCTTCTATTCTACTGGCGCATCTTCAAACAATCAGCTATTCGAATCCCGATCCAGGTTATGCTTGGCATCAGCGGCGCTTGGCTTATCCTCCGCACTTTCATGGTCATATTTCATTGCATACCTGTTCAAGCCTACTGGGACAAGTCAATCGAGAACGCTGTCTGCAAGATCAACGACTCGCAATTCTTCTTTGCGACATGCCTTACTCACTTTATTCTGGATGTTGTGATCTTGGCGCTGCCGGTGATTGAAGTTTTTAAGTTGCGACTTCGTCTGGGACAAAAGATTGCCATCACTGCCCTGTTTGCCCTTGGTTTCATGTAAGTCTTCTACCATCAAATCCCAGTAATGTACTAACAAGAAAGTGTTTGTCTTGCATCTGTCTTTGTCATCGTCACAGCCCTCCAATACGATCCCGCATCAAGACAAATGCCCCGCGATGTTGCTACAAACGACATGTGGGGAGGTGTCGAGATCAACGTGGCCATCGTTTCCGGATGCTTCCCTCTCCTCCGCCCCATCTTTACCAAGATTCTTCCCAAGAGATTCCTCAGCTCTGCTGGAAGCAGTCATCCCATCAGCCGCACTACTCACGGAATCCGTCTCACTACTATCAACCGTAccaacaaggacaaagaagaagacgagacaaGCTCCACTCATCAACTTGCAGACCCCGAACAAGGAATCCCTGGAGAGTTTGAGATTATCGATGGAAAGGAGGGACCTCGGACTTTCATCTCAAGTCGGACTACTGAGTCGCTTCATTCAAGGGAGCAAGATATGGCGGGGATTTATGTGCGGAATGATGTTGTTCAAGAGGTCGAGGAGTCGAACCATACATACGcgatgaagagatgagaatcgccttttattaatactgtttattataattattataccCATACACATGTACATTCAGATATACGGAAATGTCATTTCATATGCAACTCTGATCCGATTTTGTGAGATTTATACAATGAGTGACCTGCATCAGACATACCGAGCCTTTCGTGTTCATGTCATCTTGCCGCGCTGTCTATCGTACCAAAGGCCATGCATTAGTCTAAGTTATGCCTAAGCTCTGTATTATGAAACAACTTTAGACTACATTTTCAAATGAAGTCTAAGTTTAGAGGTAGATAACTTCATCTTTGCCCGGTCCCGTCTGCCAATTGCGAACCTTCCCTTCCCTCTATCAATTTCCTGGTCTGGGGATGGAGGGATGGAAGGCAGGTTCGACGGCTTTCTCGATTGCCGTCGATTTACTTGCCCTTCCAATATCGTCACTGCCTTCCGATGCCTTTATTTGGGCCTCCTGCCGAGGCGATGAGACGAGgaattctcttcttcttcaaacaacagtcatctcatcaagaatcaGAATCAAGAGCTTCTATCCCTTTCAAGCACCTCTATTGTAATCACCTCATCACATCATGTCGTACATCGTCCCTTATGTGGATATTCCCGACCACATCTACAGACAGGCCTACGCGCTTCATGAAGTCAATCGATTATGGTCGGAGGATCTATACGCAGACGGCGAGATATTCAGGGAGCTCGCCCAGATTTCTTTAGATGCATTGCCACTCGCTACCCCCGTTCAAAATTCGAGTCAAGATATCACGCCGTCCGATGCCACGACCGCAGTTGATGCAACTGCTGTGCCTCCCACGCCGAACGACTACGGTCCCAAATACATTTTCGACGAATCTGGATATCGATTTTATCACGGTTTCACTCGTGAGATCGAGCTGGAATTATACATGCCTCAGACTGGCTTGACGCTACTCCGTGACCACATGACTCGTTCAACAGAAACCAAGCTTCTCGTGGTGGTCGACCTGAAAACTTACAACAAGTGGACATATGGATGGAGTGTCACGTTTTCCACCCATGGTCCATTCAAAACATTCAACCGTGGCGGAGAATTTATTTCCGACGCAGGCCGGCGCGTCGAAGCGTGCGTGTATGCGTTTTCTGAAGCAATCAACTCGGtcgtcgacttcatcaacgacaGCCGGTATGAGAAGCCCCCAATCTCGAATATCTACGTGCGCGTCCCTCAGTTTAGGGATTCCAAGTATGCACTCCACTGGCTTTTACGCGCGGTGGAGCAAGGGGAAACCGGTCATGAGACTTGGCGTGCATGGGTCCGAAACATGTATAATGCAGTTTCGAAGACCTTGGTTCAGATGCGAAAGCTAAGGGCAGAAGGGGTTCATGTTAGGATGTGGCAGAACATCAAGCAGCCGCTTGACTGAATACCTTATCTTAGGTAATAGTCAGTAGTGGAAGTTATCGTGGGGTTGAAGCTGGGCATTAATAGACTGGTCTCAGGACTTTATTCATTCTATAATACGGCTCCCGTCTCGGAAGCAAAAGCCCGGTTATTGCtaagaatttataaaaacttagTGAAGGTTGATAAAACATTTCTAAATTCTTCCAAGGTTTCCAGAGTAAACAATATGATGGACCAGATTGTTTGCTCAAGCGTGTGACACATTCACATCTGGCCAGGGAACAGATTCAGCAGCTAACACATCGCGAGAACTCAATCGTTCACTCCGAAGTTGCATTCAATCGTTAATCACAGACCACCACGTACATGATGATTAAATCACTGACGATGGTTTCCTATATAAAGTCCTGAGGCCCGGTCACTGGACACAAGCATGGCACATGTTCCACAACTGCAATCCGAAAATGTCAGACTTCCGCACACGCATACCTTGCAGAGAAATCGCCTCTCTCAGTAAGCTCTACGACGTACTGACGAACGAATATGGAAACATGTACTATAAGTTGGAGACGGAAAAGAACGAGCAAGGCGAGCTCTTCTGGGTGGTTGGTGTCTCGAGCCATTTTGCGCGTGACGTGCGAGAACTTTTGATCACAAAGGGGGTTCTTCGACATCCTGCGAGATCACGGGGATTTACGGCAATAAAGGTGTCAAAATCTCAAGAAAATTCACTGCCTGAAGTGATTGATCTCACTAGGGATGATCCCGATGAAGAGACTCTTCAGGTACTCGAGAGTCCAGGCACGGCAAACACCTCACGAAATCTGACTTCTGGACCACGGCAATATCTTCCCGAGACCGAAAAAATAAAAGCCCACATTGACAAGTCAGTAGCGAATAAACGAGATAACCCTAAGAAAACACAACAAAAAGCTGTTACACAAACTCCAAATCACCATGGCCGAGCTGAACAAGGACCAGTCGCAACATGCAACAGTGCGGTTGGCCAAGGAGACCGTTCGACTGGGAGAATCCCAATATATATGCTACTCGGGAACGCTCACACTCAAGCTTGATTTATGTCTGGAGATCAGCCATCTTACCGCGGCATTTACGGCAATTTGACCATCCGGACGAAATTGGAGGTTTGGGGATGCAATGTTTGGTGCTTGTTTGTATCACTGGATATTCTATGTAGCTCACAGTGAGCTTTTAAACCGCGCATTTCTTGTGTAACACGGAAACCCGATAGAAAGAACTGATAGAGCAATTGATACCCTTCTGTTTAGGCGTCACCTGAGTGTTGGCGATACCTTGTTTTGACCCGACAGGTTAAGCATAATTTTGCTTGATGCGGCTGACACTTTTTAGAGTAACCATAGCGAGGGTGGGCTGTTACAAAAATAACACTCAAGCGCCACTAAGCGTAGGCCTTTGGGCTCACAAGGCGTTTTTTGGTGGTATTTTGTGCCTCGTGAATGTGAGACTAATGCTTCAGCTGAATGCTAGGACCGGTCTGGACTCTCCCCGTGAGGAGTCATATTTAACTGTGATCTGTCCCATCAAAAAAGCCAAGCTTGGCGATTCTGTGAATAAATTGAGAAAGCGTCTGTAGTAGCGTGACAAGAGTTATCGAAGCGCTTTTTGAGGATTGTGATATCAAGATGGCGAGTGGCCCGCCCTATAACGGTTACCAGGTGCCGCCTGGGCCGGGAGTGCCTAACCAAGGTCCCCCACCACCAACGCAGCACTACGCTCAATCCCCTCACCTTCAACAATACTCTTCACCTCCGCCTCATCAATATGTTCATGGCCAGCAACCGGTGTATCAATCGCCTCACCCAGGCCACGCGCAGCAGGCCTACCAAACCCCGCAGCCGCCTCCAGCACAGTATGCGCAGTCACCGCAAGGCGTGACTCAGCAGTACGCACCAGCCCAGCAGCACCACTATCAGTCCCCTCCTCCGCCAGGCCACTACCAAGTGAACCAGTCCGGGCAATCACCTCAGGCTCAGCATAATCAATCGCCTCAAGGTCAatatcctcagcagcagactcCAGGCCAGCAGCCCAGCTACCAGACATCGACCTACGGTGTCGCAGCCCCACCAACACCTGcgcagcaccagcagcagtacCAGCAACAAGCCGCTCAATTCGCAACTCGACCCTCTACTCAAGCCCAGCTGCAATCAACTGCTCAATCCTTGTTCAAGTCTGGAAAAGGAATTCTTGGAAATCTTGCTAGCAACATCAAGTCAAAGTACCCCACTTCCGCACCTTCCGGTGCCCCCGCAAGCTCTGGGACCTCATACACCGGCGAGGCGCCGAAGCCAACGTACAATCCTGCCCAGCATCCTACGCAAACGCCTTTGAGTCCGACAAACTCATTCCCGCAAGGCTATGGCCAAACTCAGCCCCAGCAGCCTTATACCAATCAGGCACCGCCGACACCGCAGCAGAGCGTTCCGCCTGCTGCTCCAGGCTACCCTCcgtctcaacaccaagcagcGCCAGCGACATCaccatctcaacaaccaAGTGCGCCTGGCCAACCACCTCATCTGAGCTGGCAAGAGCGTTTAGAGGCTGCTCAACATCCCAGTGCGGGATTCCAGCCTTCGCAGGCGAATGTTCACGCAGGCGCACAAGGCACTGTGCCTCAGCCGCCGGTTCAATCACCACCAGGTGCCTCGCCATATCCCCAGCCCGTTTTGCACCATCAGCAGTCAACTCCGTATCAGACTACACCTGCGCCGCCAGCTGATCAATCTTTTCCACAGGGAGCGGGCCCTGCCGCCTCACCTGGGTACGGCCAGAGCCCTCCTGAAGCGCTTTCGCCacatcaacagcaccagagtgctcctcctcagcttcaacaacaaggatCATTGCCACAACAGGGCGGCGTAAGTACTCCGTATAATCCAACACTGTCAtcgcctccgcctccgccgCAGACAGCTCCCCAATCCGGTCCCCCAGTTGGTCCTCCCAACCATGGCTCTCCTGctcttcagcaacagccaCAGTATCACCAGCAAACTGGTACAACAAACCCTCAAGACCCAACAGCGACTCAACAAGTTGGTCTAGTATCGGCGTATCAAACTGTCCCAGCTAGTGCTACGCACAGCACGCATCAGGTCCTCCCGCCCCAGCAGCTCTATCAAAGCCCCCCTCCCCAAGGGTACCCGCAACAGCAGGCACCTGCTGCTTACGACCCGATGGCCGTTTCGGGAGTATCGCCGACCGCGCATACAGTGCCTGCCCCGCTAATTCAAAGTGCTCCCATACGCCATCCACAAGGTCCTCCTGCAACGCAGTCACCtcaccagcaacaccagaGTCCACCAGTGCAGCAGATCGTTAGCCCAGCGGCAGCaactcagcatcagcaggCACCTTTTCAGAGCGTTTCTGGACCCCAGGGGCAGTATTATACAACAAACCAGGCGCAAGTTCACCAGACTGGAGGTCTACCTGGCGGTGTCCAGCCGATTGCTCCCCCAGGCCAGGCTCATAGCTACCCGCCTCCACCACCTCTGCAACCGCAGCACGATGTAAACCCCGTCGCTACCCCAGCACCAAACCAGTTCCAACCGTACAGTCCAACGGTCGAACAGCACGCTCCACCGTCACAATATTTGCAGCATCCTGAAGTGCCAGCTACCAGCCATCGGACTTCTCAGCATGATACGTCGCCTCCGGCTGGCGAGATCAACCCTGGACAAGCAAACCCCCCGCCGACAGTACCAGGTCAGCAGTTCCAGCCGTACCAGCCTGTTCCCGAAGCGACAAACTTCCAGCCCCCACCGGCGAACGCGAATTATGGACACAGCCAACCCGCTGCCTATGGCTACCAACAAGATCCCATGGCTTCTCTGTCTGCTCAAATGAGCAGTCTGAACGTCCTAAATAGTGGTCATCCTCCGACAGCATCCAATACTGACCAGGCCGCACGACAAGATGGGCCCCGGGGACCGCCTCCCTGCCAAGCTACTGGTATGTCCAGCGACGTTCTCCCATACTGTCCCGAAGACAGAACCGTAAGCTACTCGCTTGATTGGTATCGTTTTATTGCTGTACCACAGTATCTGATTTGCACGAGGTGCTATACGGACTATGTTCAGAGCACTCATCTCGCTGGTCACTTCGAGAGGTACCATTCGCCCGAGGGCATAGAATCCAAGTGCGGCTTCTGGTCTCCTCGCGCACGAGAGGTGCTCTGGCCACAGGCTCTCCAGAACAACGACGTCAGACCTCTACAGGAATGGATGGAGAAGAGCCTGACCATCAAGCCATGTAAGGGCAGGGTATGGACGACTGGTGCGGATGAGGTCAAGTGGTGGGGTCTGGTCAACGACGAGATTGATGGATTCATATCGTGCGATGCCTGCTACGAGGATCACGTCGTGGGCACTGCCTTTGAATCTCGCTTCCAACCTTACCGCcagcaaggacaagatgaAAAGTGGATGTGTGATTTGTGCATACCTTACATCGCCAAAATAGCAGTCAAGATGGCAAAGCAAAATCACTGGAACGGCTTTGTCGAGGCCGCAAAGGTCCGAGTTCAACTTCCACTGTGTGAAGGTAGAGATGAAGAGTCCAACAGTGGGCATTGGATGCTACCGCGtcgcaagatcaaggacaTGACTATCTGCGAGGCATGTTATCTGGATAAACTTGCACTAACGCCATTCGGCAATGAATTCGAACGTCACATCCGTGCAGAAGGTTTTGATGCCTTCGTCGAGTCGATTGGTCAGAGATGGAAGTGCAAGCTCACTGATACAGCTGTTAGCATGAGTATCGCGCTCGAAGCAGCCATCTACCGCCGAGACTTCGATGTTTTCTGGAATGCCGCCAATGCCATCGCGGATCTTGTCCCATGCACAATTCACGGCATCGTGCGAGGCAATTGGTGGACTGTTGTTGGAGGATGCGCCGACTATGATGTCTGTGAGGCTTGTTATAAGGGAATCGTGGAGACGTCTGGCCTCGAGAAATTCTTCGAGCCTGCACAGCGTGACCAGACTGTCGACATAATTTGCAACTTTTGTCCAGGTACTCCGCGATGGGGAAGTTTCATCACCAAGTTCGCTGAAGCTCTTGACAAAGGTGTTTTCAGTCTCTACTCTGACTACATCAAGAAATGGGCTGGAGTGCCGCCATGTCCAGGGATCAAGAACAGAGGGAAGAGTAAATGGTGGGGACACCCGGAAGCTCTGGCCTGTCAGGACTGCTGGTTGAACTTTGTGGCCGATACCCCCTTGGGAGATTCCGTTCCCGTCAAGGAGGTTTATGATGAACGTACCTTGATCTGTCAGCTGTGGTCTCCAAGAATGCGTAACATGTGGCTCGTAGCTTGTGCCGCCGGACCTCCTGGATCACCCGAGTCACAAAAGGCTCTAGATGAGTTCAAAGCATTTGGATCAAGGCGTTTGCAAGTGTACAACGCGACCGTGCCTCACATCGAGATGATacagcagatgcagatgatgaagcaaaTGCAGGCTATGCAGCAGGGGCAACTGAGCTTGATGTACCAGGGTATGAATGGCATGGCAGCTATTAGTGGTACTACGGATGGGTACCTGCATGGTAATAGTTCTGTTGGGTACTATGAGACTGAGCATGGTGTGACGGCGGCGAATATGATGAACAACATGCATGCTGGGATGGCGGACGCGAATAAGATGAGCGATTGGCAAACGATAATGCAGTTGCAAGCCACTTGGATGGAGGTTGAGTAGTCTAGTTGTTGAAAGTGGGAAGCTTTGTCTCGAGATAGCTTtgtatgatgatgaaatTCATTCTGTTGTGCTATTCTGCTCTCATATGTTGATGTATCTGAATCCCATCCCATTGCTGGCAAGACTCTACCTGTAGTCCCGATGCAGGCCCCAAATGCCCCAACTTCTTTGTTTTCGCCTCCCTATATCTAACGCCTGAAGATGGCCTTTATTCATGCCCTCACAGGTAATCCCACCTGCAGATACCCGAGTCCTCCTTCCATCGTGTCCGCCGGTGCaatcagcttcttcagaagaGCAATCGCCTCATTTCCTCCACGTCCATCAGAAGtcctctcatcctcccagTACTGGTACAGctgccaccaccagcaatGGGTGACCCCATCAAGGCCCTTATACCCAGCGACTCCATCTAACCCAACACGCTTCGCCCAAGGCTTGTCGACGATATAGTGCAGGCAGATAACTTCCTCGTCACGCCAAATGTTAGGATGCCAATATCGCATTGTCTTGATAGCGTTATACTGCCATCCAAGTGCATACCACTTATTTTCAAAGAAGAATGCCAAAAAGTCCTGATCTGGGAACATGAAAGACGAAAGCAGCGGCGTCGTGTTGAACACGTGCAGCATCCTATCCCAGAGCCCCTTAGAAGGATGAAAGATGAACATTCCACCATTGAGAAGTTTGTGAGGTGAGGGTGACGTCTCAGTTGGTTGTAGAGGCTCCTCAAGCGCTGTGGGATGCTGAAGGGGCGTGTAAGCACAATTCTCGGCCCTCCAATCCTCAGGCGCCCAAGAGTCGGAATCAAGATTACAGACACAAACGTGATTCGCTGCGATCCAATCATCAGGCAAATGCGTTTCAACCCTGAACACAACATCCATGTTATCCAGCACCGCCATGTCAGCGTCAAGGTAACAAACAGCATCATACTCAAACAACTCAAAAACACGAAGCTTCGTCCAGGTATCAGCAAACCGCTCAGCGATAAGCGTCATCTTCACGCCTTCAGGTGGGAGAAGATGTTCGCACTCGCGCAAAATCATGTTACATTTTGgcgcctcaagctcaagaacgCGCTTCGCATCTTTGGGGAGGTTGGGCGTGTAGAGCACGACGAGAGGGTAGATTGAGGCGTTGCGCTGGAGGGTGtaggcgaggatgatgatgccggGGAGGTAGGAGTCGCGGGTGATGAGGGTTGCATAGGCGTTGTGCCTGGCTGATTTGTCTGCCATTTTTGTCGTGTTGCAGAAAATTGTGATATCAGGAggggagaagaggttgagtgTCGTTGGCTGGATGAATAGGGCGGGAGAAAGAGGGGTTGAGATTCGTGCACGTCATGACCTAGATATGTGAAGTCATTATTTGGTATTATTTTATCCCTTGCTTTATTCACGCTTGTTTAGGTTTTGTGTCGGAAAGTGCGTGTTTGAGTGCGAAAAAGCAAATACGAGCTGAATGCTGTGTCACCTGGAGAAAGTATCGGTGAGGCTTTGTTGAAGCCACGACGTTTGGCCCGAAGATGAGACATGAGATTATCGAGATTGTGCCTGAAATGACTCTGAGTCAATGACGCGTATAGGCAAAGATTGATCTATGAGAAGCTAAGAACCCGTTTATTCAAGATCTACAAAGAAGAGATCAGCCAGATCTCCAGATCTAAAGTTCAGATTAAGATTCAGTGTAACATTTATCTCATCACATCCTTGCACTGCAACCCAACACCTGAAACTTCGCACCAATTTTATCGCATACCAAGTTCCACTGCATTCAATAATTATCCACCGCCTGCACAATTGCACCCTCAGCGCCctcatccagatcatccagcGCCTTCATATCCTTGTCATCCAGGTCAAACCCGAAAACATCGGCATTAGCTTTGATGCGCTCGGGTGTATCGCTCTTTGGGAGCGGAACCCAGTTTTTCTGAAGGCAGTATCTGATTAATACTTGACTAGGCGAGACATTGTGCTTCGAGGCGATGCTTTTGAGGGTTTTGTCATCGGCTTTTTGGTTGCGAACGAGAGGAGCGTAGGCTTCTACTACGATGTTGTTCTTTTCGCAGTATTTCACAGCGTCTCTCTGCTGCGCCCAGGGATGAAGCTGATGTACCTGTTAGTATTTATGATGCAACGTTATTTGGCAACTTGCCTCGATCTGATTGACATGAGGGGGCCAAACTTTGGCGAATTGCTTCAGCTCTTCGATATGCTTGATACCAAAGTTGCTCACGCCAATGCTGTTGGCCTTTCCCTCCTCATACAGCCTCTCCAGTGCTTGCCACATCTCCTTCCTCTTTGCAGCGCCGCTATTGGGACTGTGAATGAGGAAAAGGTCCACGTAACCGCTCTCAggatcaagcttctcaatgCTTTCGATGCATTTCGCGTAGCTTGTATCCACGGAGCCAGCAGcctcaaggatcttggtAGTCAAGAAAACATCTTTCCGATCGACGTTTGACTTCTGAACGGCCTGTCCAACTTCTGTTTCATTGGCGTAGTACTGAGCCGTGTCAATGTGACGATATCCAGCTTCGAGTGCAGTGAGGCATGACTTGGTACAAACATCGGGTGGGGATAAGTACACACCGAATCCAAGCTGAGGAATTTGAACCGAATTCGCCAGAGGTAGAGTGTCGGATTGTGAGCGCTCCATGGCAAAGACAAGcaaaaataattatttattgcGATATGTTCAAGTTTGGTGGGTTTCGGACAAGAGGGGTAGACTGTGTTTTGCTGCCGTGTAACTTGTGCGGAGCGCGTAGAGATCCAGTCATAACTCGTCAGTAGAGTCGATGACGTTGTCGATACTCCTCTTTTTTGCCGTCTTGTAAAAGCGAATCAATGATGCCACATGATAAACATTCTAGACAGggagatattaattaatGAATTATCAGAAGATACCAGAAAATGAGTTATGAATCTAATCCTGTTCTCAGCGATTCCCGGCTTGCTTCTTACGAACTGGGTGGGTAGACCGCCACATAAGTGAAGTCGCCAATCTCGACCCGGGATTCGTGCATGTCAAAACAGAATTCCTGACAGGGAACGCGGGCAGACCGCTAATACCACGTCTAGGTGGTCATGATAGTAGATAGAATCTGCATTTCCAAGTCCAGCAACTGAAGAGGTCGCCCGCCAACGCAAGTATCGGATCCTTGGTTCAGCATTCTATGGGATGGTTGGGATTGCATGTCGCAGTGTACCGTACCCTGCAGTAGGTAGATCTCCTACACAACAACATGTCCTGTGGATGAGTATTGATTTGAAATGAAGAGAATGAATTGATGGATATTGTGGAAGTTTATTCTGCCTGATCCTTTATCGTTGAGTTCGGGCCCTGCATCGTAGATGCAGATTTCTATCAAGCAATCACACTCGTTTCGACATTTACTCCTATTTTATCAGGCCTCTGCAGCCCTTGTTTCTCCCAACTCTCCATCGCCTGCTCAAATAGCACCTCTTGTTCATCTTTAGCTGGCATCGGACTGACCTTTCCCCTTCTCG
This region includes:
- a CDS encoding related to integral membrane protein; this translates as MSLKSDIISAMVITWVSALLALIARVFARRMTKVPWWYDDYLCVGAFVVGIGYNVVMIYWALTWYLGTTIPDSVSDERYEEINLHARLMQFLISLTYSYSIGLSKLSILLFYWRIFKQSAIRIPIQVMLGISGAWLILRTFMVIFHCIPVQAYWDKSIENAVCKINDSQFFFATCLTHFILDVVILALPVIEVFKLRLRLGQKIAITALFALGFIVCLASVFVIVTALQYDPASRQMPRDVATNDMWGGVEINVAIVSGCFPLLRPIFTKILPKRFLSSAGSSHPISRTTHGIRLTTINRTNKDKEEDETSSTHQLADPEQGIPGEFEIIDGKEGPRTFISSRTTESLHSREQDMAGIYVRNDVVQEVEESNHTYAMKR
- a CDS encoding related to galactinol synthase, translated to MADKSARHNAYATLITRDSYLPGIIILAYTLQRNASIYPLVVLYTPNLPKDAKRVLELEAPKCNMILRECEHLLPPEGVKMTLIAERFADTWTKLRVFELFEYDAVCYLDADMAVLDNMDVVFRVETHLPDDWIAANHVCVCNLDSDSWAPEDWRAENCAYTPLQHPTALEEPLQPTETSPSPHKLLNGGMFIFHPSKGLWDRMLHVFNTTPLLSSFMFPDQDFLAFFFENKWYALGWQYNAIKTMRYWHPNIWRDEEVICLHYIVDKPWAKRVGLDGVAGYKGLDGVTHCWWWQLYQYWEDERTSDGRGGNEAIALLKKLIAPADTMEGGLGYLQVGLPVRA
- a CDS encoding related to 2,5-diketo-D-gluconic acid reductase — its product is MERSQSDTLPLANSVQIPQLGFGVYLSPPDVCTKSCLTALEAGYRHIDTAQYYANETEVGQAVQKSNVDRKDVFLTTKILEAAGSVDTSYAKCIESIEKLDPESGYVDLFLIHSPNSGAAKRKEMWQALERLYEEGKANSIGVSNFGIKHIEELKQFAKVWPPHLHPWAQQRDAVKYCEKNNIVVEAYAPLVRNQKADDKTLKSIASKHNVSPSQVLIRYCLQKNWVPLPKSDTPERIKANADVFGFDLDDKDMKALDDLDEGAEGAIVQAVDNY